In Lolium perenne isolate Kyuss_39 chromosome 5, Kyuss_2.0, whole genome shotgun sequence, the sequence TAGGAAATAGAGAGATTTGTAAttgtacgggacgaactcaaagagtctctcgctatttgtaacttgtacggcacgaaaccctcagctccgcctcctatatagggggggggggtcaagggagaaagaaaggatcgattcattgtcaacaaaaccctagcttttagcagtcgagcaccttttcggctgaaaccttcgagatatacttgccctctactttccgcgaaattctagtctacaacttgtaggcattgacaagttaataccttgtcagtagGTGAACCTCATATCTAAATCCACAGCTGCTAGCACGTTCTGGCTGGTGTAGTGCTTCCTTCGCGGAATGCTGCAGATGTTGATCTCGGTACCTTTGCAGTGACATGAGTACCATCAATAGTCCCAACACAATCCTGTTAGAAAATTAGCACacagttgatgtctacgcacgcttctattcttgtagacagtgttgggcctccaagtgcagattgGTAGAACAACATCAAGTTTCACTTAAGTAAatcaaccaaggtttatcgaactcggggaggtagaggtcaaagatatgcctctcaagcaaccctgcaattgcgatacaagaagtctcttgtgtccccaacacacccaatacacttgtcaggtgtataggtgcactagttaagcgaagagatagtgaaatacaagtaatatagatgattgtaagtggtaattgcaatctgaaataaaaatggcagcaagcaaacatgtagcagaactggttgtaaacggtgtttcaattctTAGAAAcagggcctagggatcatactttcactagtggacactctcaacaatgatatcataattgaatacataaatatcatCTCTTCATTATGCTACCCAGAACCAttctccggttggataacgaacaccaattcactgtgtagggctacaaaagcactccttaaagttcgcattccaAATCTAGGGACGCCCCGCGttgtcactttgagcatccaaagatagtactaacaaaACACCACAATttataagtatttctgtaaagtTTAGCCTAAGAGACATACaaggtgtgcacactgtcaccttcacaccgtgggacaaggtatctctggagatcacataataaaaaccAGTTGAGTAACATAATagatgaagaataacatctacttattcaactagattacaagctcatgatcacataaagatcataccatgGGAAAGAGAGATATGCCACATAGCTAAcgataaagccctcagcctcgggggagaactactccctcctcatcatgggagtcggcaacaacgatgaagatggcggtggagtcgatggagatggctccgggggcaattccctgtcccggtgccggaacagagacttttgtcccctgaAACTTTTTTTCAATGGCGGTGGAGCTACAATACTTTTCATGGATGAAGGCTGTTCCCCTTACCTTCGTCATGACGGATGACGGACACGGCCGAAAGCCGGCTCAGATGTGCGCAGGCTCCGCCGCTGCTGGAAACGACGACCCTGGTTCGGCACCGGAGACCGAAGGGAGATGCGCGCTGCCAGTCTGGGTCGCCGCAACCGCCGTCGGTGCGAAAGCTACGGGAAGGAAAAATTTGGGAGGGCGCGAATGGAGAGGGTAACCGAAGAGGGAGGTTACCCTTACCTTTGCCACGCAACGCCGCTGGGATTTCGCTTCTCCCGCCATGCCGAGGCGGAGCGCCCGTGCGAACGACGTTGTCGATTTTCGTCTCGCCAgggcttgtcttggagaaactgtcAAACTAGACGTTCCTTCAAGGCCTGTCTAAGGTGTGCTTTAAAACCCATGTTATACAAGAACGCGAATAAGCCTAGCCAACTAAATGGGTCAAAAAAATGTTAGACCGATGCGAGGCAAAAGAGGCCTAGGCTACTAAACGCGCCCTTGGTGGATCCGCACATGCACGCGAACACGAGTGCCCACCCCGGACAGGGACAATCTCGATGGTTTCACTTTCACCCCGCTCATGGCGCATTGCTCATGCTCCCGTCACGCACGCGGCAGGAGAGCACGTTCCCGGCGCGCTGCTGTTAGCAAACCTCCACGCCAACGCTAACATGTGGGCCCAGCCTGCCACTTTGGCTGTTGAAACGTGGTCAACCCAAATTCTGCGCAATCTGTGACAACTCACCCCAGATCAGGTACGTATTTGCAATTTTTTGCAAGCCGTAGATCCTTCCACTTTGGCTGTTGAAAATTTAGTGTCAAGGctttttcaaatttggacaaatttgaaCTAAACCGAACACTTttatggatcgtagggagtaCTGAAATGTAATTTACTCAAATGGTTTGGTTGTTGACACCCTATGACAACAACTAATCATGAAGAACAAAATTTACTCTAGAAAAAGGAAACCAAGATTTAATTTTGTTTTCCCTCTTAAATTCCTTTGCAGCGATCCTTCGATACATACCTAATATAATTTTCAACAATGCATGGCAACTAGACTCCTCGAGTCTATGCACAATATTAGGAATTAAAAAGTAACATGAAACGCCATtgtgtttctataaaatcaaaaGTCATCTTGTGCAAATGAAAATGGAATGGGATTTTTCAGTTAATCTTGATATCCTGAATAGTCTTGGTCAGCTTGTCACTTTGCCAAAAAAAAAAGCGACTATACTAGTAATCAGCGTCATCATAATCATTATAggccccaccaccgccaccaccatcaTCAACATAGCCATCGTCGTTGAAATCAGCCCAGTGACCATTGTCATAACCAGCATCAAATGTTTCACCATCATCAATATCTTGTCCATAACCCACATCAAAGTGCatgtcatctttggcatttgctttGCCATCTTCGTCGTCAGTCTGCATGCACAGTCTCAGTAAGCATTTTAATGGCAGGCAATGTAAGCGTATAACAAGTAAACAAGATATTTAATTTGATGTAGGAGTATCTACAAAATAACAATGGAGAATTTTAAGGTAGATAATccatcaaggtcaagtgaaacataAACAAAGAAAACATACACTGTACAATGCACTAACAGCTTCAACATTGATTTTTGAGCCAAGTCCCTGCAACGAACCAAGTTACATAAGAAATATTAGTGTTTGCACTAAGTGTAACATTCAATTATCAAAAAATCCAGTACAATAGTCACACAACATATATTTTAGATGTCTATGGCCGTAAAAAATTCCAGTACCTTCCGTTTCAACATGTTGCATGTTGCTTCTGCTGGTGTTTCGGCAGGTGCAGAGTTCTTGTCTTCAGTACGTCTTCGTTTCTACATTTAGAATGCCCCAAACGAATCATGGAACTGTACCTATAATATTAAAGACATGCACACAGAATGCTCTACCCTAGAAAAAAATTCACACCTTCTGTTTTTCCCCTCCAACagacaagccatgggctgccagtTCAGCCGCTAAAGCTTCTTTTGCAGCTTGTTCCTGTAAAGAAGATCAGCAGATAGTTACACCATATTGTCAGAACAAGAAACTGCCTCGTGGTGATAACTACCTCTAGGTATTCTTTGTTCATTTCCTCCCAGATAATCTTTTTGTTCTGTGTTTCCTCCTCATTGTTAAGATACCCGTCAACCTGCAAAATTACCAAACATAATTACAGGAAATCAGAATCAACAATCAAGTCTCAGGCTCTAACAAGGGCTGCAACGAATTGGCCAGTTGTCAGATGGATAAATGTACCTCCACATCATCAATATCAGAAAGATTTTCTGGATCAGAATCACCTTGATCATTTTCACCTAATTATGCAATATAGCATCCATCAAGTTGATCAGCATCAGTTTGTCAATACAAACCAAAAAGGAGGAAGGACACTGAAATTTATTGTTGTAGAGCATCATATTACAGGAATTAACAAACCTTCCACTTCAGGATCTTTGGAAGCAACAAAATCATTTGCAATTTGGCTGGAAGTAGTTGTCGAATATTTGCCTCCACGATTCTGATGGACACAGATATTATTGTCGAAGATTTGCAATTTGATTCACCAGAAAAACAGGTACATTAATCTTTTGGTCTTTTTTCTTGTGCCTTTCTGTGCCTGGGTTGTAACCTCTAAAAAACTTtgttctccttcctcttttcaatgaaatgaaacgcaaaggctttttgcgttttctcgaaaaaaaaaaaacaggtacATCCATCACAATGAATGAACTATAATTGTAGTAAGTAAATAACATATACAAGACATAGTGCAAACAAATCCAAAGTTAAGCATTGAAGTAGATTATGACGGTTCAAATGTTCCATTATATGATTGCAGCAACAAGACCGGTAATATGCTAAAGCCCAGGTTGTTGCAGGATGTAGCAAGTATACTTTGTTCCCATCCTGCAACTTCCTTCCAGCACAACAGAAGATGGTTTAAGAAAATATAGATAAGGAGAAACAGCTTCAGCACTAGATACTTTGAGGTACTTGTCAGCAGACAGTTTTGTGGGATAGCACTGAAACTCTGTGATCATTTAGAAACCTCACTTTGAGGCTCTGAACTACAGTTCGGGAATATATCTAGAAGAAAAAAATATGGAGATGAACTTGAATGTTCCTTTTAACAAAAAGAGAAAAGACCATCAATATAATAAATAGAAATCAAAAGTTATAGAACTGGATTGTTCAGGGGTTTGTGAAGTCAACTGATGAGAATCTTCAAGTAACTTTGCAAGAATGATGAAAAGTAATTTAAGAATAATGAACACTAGGAGTGTAAAAGATTAGTTGAGAATTAAAATTACAAATAAGAATCTCAGATTAAAAGGGTAACACCATCTTTTGTAAGGGATTTACTCCCAATCGACCGCTTGGCATCGACGCTTAATTTGGAGACAGATGCTTAAGTGAATCATTAATGTTTTTAGTTGTCCAAGTGCCCCTAAACTAGTAGTTTGCATTGGTGGTTGTGACACTTACGTGGGCGCTTGTAGTTTTCTCTTTCTTTATACGTCTACATAAACGTTTTTGCATAGGAGATGGCCTAAGAAGCATGAGTTTAAGTATGTTCAGGAATATTTACCTTCCCAGGGCCCATGATGTTATCTTCAACATCAGAAGTATGTAACTCAGATAGTGTTTCCTCGACCACGTCAGCTTCCTTAGCTCTTTTAGCAGCATCCCGTCTTTGTTTTTCAGATCGTTGGAAAGATGGAGGGTCAGCACCACCTTCCAGTCCACCTGACAGCTCAGTGAACTGAGCAATCAAATCATCCCAGTCATCAATGAAGTCAAAACCAATGTATTATGAACTTAGTAAATGTTACTTACATTGTCATAGCATTCCTCACAAAGTCCATGAGAAAAATGCTCGGCACTCTTATCCTTGTGCTTGCAAAGGACTTCTCCAGACTTGGCTGAACATTTTGAAACTGGCTCTTCATCAGCCTTTGCCAAAAAATCTTCAATCTATCATAGGGCATGAACATACAAATTATTACCAAGTAAAGGCCTATCATACATGAATTCTTTAAGTTGTAAAAAATATATAATGCATGAGCTATAAATGCGCTTGATGACTTAAATGTTGATACCCCTTGTCTGTAATCCTGACAGACAGCAGTCTATCATAAACAGCATGGACTTGGAGCATCATTGTCATCAGTTCAAACCAGATTAGCAGGACGAATAACTACTAAGTTTGTGCCACAAAAGTATCTTGTGTGATGGGGAACAGCAGCTGACAGAATTAATAATAGAAAGCCCACAATTGGCAATTTCATGAAAATCACATACATACCGTTAAGCTACCAGAATCTGTATTTTCAAACTCTATCAAGCGCTTAAATAGCGTCGCCTCACAGACATGCACAACAGCAGCCTGTAAAAGATAAACCATAATTAGTGCCTGTTCATATTCAAGTCTTACATTACACATCTATCTGCTGCTTCCTACCTTCTGATGCTACC encodes:
- the LOC127301551 gene encoding transcription factor IIIB 60 kDa subunit isoform X2, coding for MESIEGGISISRARTEAKGEYEISQIVDGLHVSGREDIIRTAHNFYKLALDSNFTKGRRTDHIAAACLYIACRRSEKPYLLIDFSDYLKISVYVLGAVFLQLCQTLLLGEHPIVQKLVDPSLFIHRFTERLLGKRHNAVSDTALRIVASMKRDWMQTGRKPSGICGAALYIAALSHGYDYTKADIAAVVHVCEATLFKRLIEFENTDSGSLTIEDFLAKADEEPVSKCSAKSGEVLCKHKDKSAEHFSHGLCEECYDNFTELSGGLEGGADPPSFQRSEKQRRDAAKRAKEADVVEETLSELHTSDVEDNIMGPGKNRGGKYSTTTSSQIANDFVASKDPEVEGENDQGDSDPENLSDIDDVEVDGYLNNEEETQNKKIIWEEMNKEYLEEQAAKEALAAELAAHGLSVGGEKQKKRRRTEDKNSAPAETPAEATCNMLKRKGLGSKINVEAVSALYSTDDEDGKANAKDDMHFDVGYGQDIDDGETFDAGYDNGHWADFNDDGYVDDGGGGGGAYNDYDDADY
- the LOC127301551 gene encoding transcription factor IIIB 60 kDa subunit isoform X1, whose product is MGYCSHCDDECPTVVDEDTNSLCCVTCGKVLSEDWLTAGTGFIKDSSGQSRRDGSLMESIEGGISISRARTEAKGEYEISQIVDGLHVSGREDIIRTAHNFYKLALDSNFTKGRRTDHIAAACLYIACRRSEKPYLLIDFSDYLKISVYVLGAVFLQLCQTLLLGEHPIVQKLVDPSLFIHRFTERLLGKRHNAVSDTALRIVASMKRDWMQTGRKPSGICGAALYIAALSHGYDYTKADIAAVVHVCEATLFKRLIEFENTDSGSLTIEDFLAKADEEPVSKCSAKSGEVLCKHKDKSAEHFSHGLCEECYDNFTELSGGLEGGADPPSFQRSEKQRRDAAKRAKEADVVEETLSELHTSDVEDNIMGPGKNRGGKYSTTTSSQIANDFVASKDPEVEGENDQGDSDPENLSDIDDVEVDGYLNNEEETQNKKIIWEEMNKEYLEEQAAKEALAAELAAHGLSVGGEKQKKRRRTEDKNSAPAETPAEATCNMLKRKGLGSKINVEAVSALYSTDDEDGKANAKDDMHFDVGYGQDIDDGETFDAGYDNGHWADFNDDGYVDDGGGGGGAYNDYDDADY